One region of Carya illinoinensis cultivar Pawnee chromosome 8, C.illinoinensisPawnee_v1, whole genome shotgun sequence genomic DNA includes:
- the LOC122274669 gene encoding uncharacterized protein LOC122274669: MQVPLRLYSLDELRLNGIEASSLLSPVDATLGSIERNLQLAAALGGPAAWNVLGFSPQQVLYFFLGLLFLWTLDSVSFDGGVGSLVLDTIGHKFSQKYHNRVVQHEAGHFLIAYLMGILPKGYTLTSLEALKKEGSLNVQAGTAFVDFEFVEEVSFHVPSQLKAPDDAMALLLLSRTNCYESDLTL, from the exons ATGCAGGTGCCTCTAAGACTTTATTCCTTGGATGAATTGAGGCTGAATGGAATTGAAGCATCGTCTCTTTTGTCACCAGTGGATGCAACACTTGGTTCAATAGAAAGAAACCTACAACTTGCTGCCGCTCTAGGAGGGCCTGCTGCCTGGAATGTGCTTGGCTTTAGCCCACAACaagttctatatttttttctaggGCTGCTGTTTCTATGGACACTGGATTCA GTCTCTTTTGATGGAGGTGTTGGTAGCTTGGTTCTTGATACAATTGGGCACAAATTTAGTCAGAAGTACCACAATAGGGTTGTTCAA CATGAAGCTGGGCATTTCTTAATCGCTTACTTAATGGGCATTCTTCCCAAAGGATACACACTAACTAGTTTGGAAGCTTTGAAGAAGGAAGGATCTCTAAATGTTCAAGCTGGGACCGCTTTTGTGGATTTTGAATTTGTTGAAGAA GTTTCATTTCATGTTCCTTCACAACTAAAGGCACCTGATGATGCCATGGCTCTGCTGCTTTTATCCAGAACCAATTGCTATGAATCGGATCTGACTTTGTAG
- the LOC122319000 gene encoding uncharacterized protein LOC122319000, whose product MLKEMTIQECHKVEIFASKVVSFEKAIEDQRQSEMSNIKQPLFSVDEHSFPSLEKLLISNMDSVEIIFGKLEGQNGKEPQVLISPALGTEESGATTQFASTLSFPSLKELDISSMDKLEIIWQDQVTATSFPNIQKLEIFDCKKLLHVFQSNLHTTTTTLIQSLTCLVIGSCSSLETIFGNMEGQNGKEPQVLIAPSSGTEESVAREDGTARHIQFPILTQLSLDGLPKLMFVFEEGTFPNLKYLSFYFGGRTKCPNRFSDFPDPSSLLTGLPNLLELEVYDSVWEEIFPYELVDREIRLRKLRLCRLCMLTHLWKEHSTQPCQLFHNLEYLIVSRCGKLKNIVPSSVSLHNLTGLEISSCHGLINLLTSSTAKTLVQLKRMTVIDCKRITELVAMEDIGEANVAITFNKLRYLELRGLPNLTHFCSGPYSFGFPSLDEVIVRCCPEMKTFSHGVSSTPKLTAVYDDKRWMKPNLYWEDDLNTTTRCLWEANQYDTRLLFRERVENSEEDEDHPSEDEDHSETTEEW is encoded by the exons ATGCTGAAAGAGATGACAATTCAAGAATGCCATAAAGTTGAGATTTTTGCTTCAAAAGTTGTGAGCTTTGAAAAAGCAATTGAAGATCAGAGGCAGTCTGAGATGTCCAATATTAAACAACCCCTTTTCTCGGTGGATGag CACTCGTTTCCCAGCTTGGAGAAACTGCTCATTTCGAACATGGATTCGgtagaaattatatttggaaaGCTGGAGGGGCAAAATGGTAAAGAACCACAAGTTTTAATATCCCCAGCATTAGGGACAGAAGAAAGTGGAGCAACCACACAGTTTGCGTCGACC ctCTCGTTTCCGAGCTTGAAGGAGTTGGATATTTCGAGCATGGATAAGTTGGAAATTATATGGCAGGATCAAGTCACCGCGACTTCTTTTCCCAATATTCAAAAAttggaaatttttgattgtAAAAAGTTGTTGCACGTCTTTCAATCTAATTTGcatacaacaacaacaacattgATACAGAGTCTGACTTGCCTAGTTATAGGCTCCTGCAGTTCATTAGAAACTATATTTGGAAATATGGAGGGACAAAATGGTAAAGAACCACAAGTTTTAATAGCTCCAAGTTCAGGTACGGAAGAAAGTGTAGCGAGAGAAGACGGAACAGCCAGACATATTCAGTTCCCCATACTAACTCAATTGTCACTTGATGGATTGCCAAAACTCATGTTCGTCTTTGAGGAG GGTACGTTCCCCAACTTGAAGTATTTGTCATTTTACTTCGGTGGAAGAACTAAATGTCCCAacagattttcagattttcccGATCCATCTTCTCTTCTAACAGGACTGCCAAATCTATTGGAACTTGAGGTATACGATAGTGTCTGGGAGGAAATATTCCCTTATGAACTTGTTGATCGAGAAATACGATTAAGAAAACTAAGGCTCTGTCGTCTATGTATGCTTACACATTTGTGGAAAGAACACAGTACCCAGCCATGCCAACTCTTTCATAATCTGGAATACCTTATTGTGTCACGATGCGGCAAATTGAAAAACATAGTGCCATCATCTGTATCTCTTCACAATTTGACAGGATTGGAAATATCAAGTTGTCACGGATTGATCAATTTATTAACATCCTCAACTGCCAAAACTCTGGTGCAACTCAAAAGAATGACTGTGATTGATTGCAAAAGGATTACAGAACTTGTAGCAATGGAGGATATTGGTGAAGCAAATGTGGCGATTACTTTCAACAAGTTAAGATACTTAGAACTTCGTGGCTTACCAAACCTCACACACTTTTGCTCTGGACCTTATTCCTTTGGGTTCCCATCTTTGGATGAAGTAATTGTGAGATGTTGTCCTGAGATGAAGACTTTCAGTCACGGAGTCTCAAGTACACCAAAGCTAACAGCAGTATATGATGATAAGAGATGGATGAAACCAAATTTGTATTGGGAGGATGACCTTAATACCACCACACGTTGTCTTTGGGAGGCAAATCAATATGATACTCGATTGTTATTCAGAGAAAGG GTTGAGAAttctgaagaagatgaagatcatCCTTCAGAAGATGAAGATCATTCTGAGACTACTGAAGAATGGTga
- the LOC122274670 gene encoding fasciclin-like arabinogalactan protein 11: MGSSVVFKKSQTESIRELQLQNATNPVHTLAGDSNTDHFQLNVTAAIAVGKEVNITTGAVSTTVEKTIYTDDYLAVYQVGAVLLPLELFGAAASPTASKPEKTRPSTEDTATTSESSGAFGPNPQLPMKPDSSEGSKFSQLSSPLY; encoded by the exons ATGGGAAGTAGCGTCGTGTTCAAAAAATCCCAGACAGAATCGATTcgag AATTGCAGCTCCAAAATGCTACAAACCCAGTGCATACTCTGGCCGGTGATAGCAACACCGACCATTTCCAACTGAATGTAACGGCCGCGATAGCGGTAGGAAAAGAAGTGAACATAACAACAGGGGCGGTCAGTACAACGGTGGAAAAGACAATATATACAGACGACTATCTTGCTGTTTACCAGGTGGGGGCGGTGCTCCTTCCACTGGAACTTTTTGGGGCAGCTGCTTCACCTACAGCATCTAAGCCTGAGAAGACGAGACCCAGTACTGAAGACACTGCTACTACTTCGGAGTCTTCGGGTGCATTTGGTCCAAACCCACAA TTGCCAATGAAGCCAGACTCCAGTGAAGGAAGTAAGTTTTCTCAACTCTCCTCTCCCCTGTACTGA